In the genome of Crassaminicella thermophila, the window ATAGTATCATTTACTAGAAAAATTATCAAATGTTTGTTTGCAATAAGACTGAGGAAATACTTTTTATTGATTTTAAATGAATGTGTGAAATAGTGCATAAATATAATATAACAAATATGGAATTAGAAAAGTTTAGCATTTATGAAGGGAATGGTTAAATGAATCTTCATAAACTAGAATTACTAATTAAGCAAAAAGAAGGTATGAAGTTAGATTTTAAGCAATCTTTAAAGCTTGATACGGAATCTGAAAAAAAAGAATTTGCAAAAGACGTTATAGCTATTGCTAACAGTATAGGAGGAAGAGGCTACTTAATTATTGGTATAAAAGATAAGGATAAAAAAATCATTGGAGTTAATCCAGAAGATTTGCAAGAAGAGAGATTGCAACAGATTATTAGCCATAGATGTGATCCTCCAGTAAACATAAGGGTAGAGAGTGTAAAATATAAAAATAAGAATATTGGAGTTATTACTATATTTAAAAGTTTTCAAAGACCGCATCAAATGAGACAAACAGGAGCATTTTACATAAGAAGAGGCTCTACAACAGATATTGCTAGAAGAGATGAAATTGCAAGTATGTTTCAAGAAGTTGGATTAATTCATAATGAACTGATTCCAATATATAATTTGAATTTGAAAGTATTTAATAGAGAATTGATCAATCAGTATTTAAAAAAGATGGGCATAGCTAAGAATGAAAAAATGGAAGAAAGCATATGGAATAATCTAGGTATTATTCACTTTGATAGCGAAACAAGCAAATTTTATCCTACTATTGGAGGGCTTTTGCTGTTTTGTGATCATCCTCAAAGATATTTACCTTATTGTTCAATAAAAATTATTACTTTTAAGGGTAATAGAAAAATAACAAATATTATTGATGGGAACATTATTGAAATGTTAAATAGATGTCGTGAATTTATTAATACCTATTTAAAAGATATAGATTATCCTAAGGAAGCAATTATTGAATGTATTGCAAATGCAGTAGTTCATAGAGATTATATGGATATATTAAGAGACATTGTGGTATTAATAGGAGATAACAAAGTTGAGATTAGCAATCCTGGAACATTACCAAAGGGAAGTAATATTCATACCATAATGAAAGATAATAATCCTTCAAGGCGAAATAATTGGCTTTATCATAGACTCTTATTATTAGATAATCATAATCAGTTTTTAAGAACAGGTATTGGATTACAAAAAATAAATAGGATGTTTGAAAAAGTTGGGAAAGTAAAGTTTCTAAATATTGAAAAAAGAAATTTGTTTAAAGTTGTAATGCCAGGATTGAAAAGATATAGTAAAAAAGATAAAATTTAAATTTTATCTTTTTTACTTCTCTTCTAAAGGATAAGGGTCCACATGAATAACTACATCTTTTATATTGTCTATTGAATTGAATATAGCTAACTTTGTTTGTGCAGCAAAATAATGACCTTGTTCAACAGTAATGGATCGATCTACGCAAATAATCATATCAACATATATTTGATTGCCATGTTTTCGTGCTCTAATTTTATGTACACTTTTTACGCCATCGATTGATAAGGAGATTTTTTTTATATTATGAATAATCTCTTGAGATGGAGCAGTATCCATTAATTCTGTTACGGCATCCCAATATATAGAAAATGCAGCCTTCATAATCATTAAAGCAACGATAAGACCGGCTATTGGGTCTAAAATAGGAAAACCCATAACTGCTCCTGTAATACCAATAAGTGCTGCTATGGAAGAAAATGCATCTGTTCTATGATGCCATGCATCAGCTATTAATGCTTGGCTCTGAATTTTTGTGCCGATACTTACTGTATAGCGATACATCCATTCTTTTACCAGAATAGATAATAATGCAGCCCAAATGGCTATGGATTCTGGAGGTTTTAAGTTTGGGTTTTTTAGAGATTTATAAGCAGACATTCCAATACCTATAGCAGTTATAAACAGGATAATAGCAACAATTTTTGCAACAATTGATTCAGCTTTGCCATGACCGTAGTGGTGTTTTTCATCAGGAGGTTGATGGGAGATTTTTATACTATGAAGTACAGCAATTGTAGAAATAATATCAGAACCAGAGTGTAGGGCATCTGCAATCATAGCTGTACTACCAGCTAATAATCCAACAATAGCTTTCAAAGAAGTTAAAAGAATATTTCCTATGATACCAATCCAAGAAGCTTTTTTTCCTAATAAGAGTCTTTCGTTATCATTCATGGTTTTCATTCCTTTCTAATAAAGTTTATTTATTAGTATGTTTTTAGATTATAAATTAAATGTTTCTATTTTGTCAAATCTAATATATTCTTGAAAATTCTGTAAATACAATAAAGGACTTTACATGACGAAAAGTCCTTTTAAAAACTCTTAAATTGGTTTTATATTTTGAATAAATTTAGGTTTTAAGGATACAATCATTTTATGAATACCAATCTGCTTAAAACCATTTTTTTTACAAAGGCCTATATGAAACTTTTGATTGATATTAAAAATGAGCATTTCAAAATCTAAATATTGCACATGATTTATAATAATTCTAAGAATTTTTTCATCCAGTTTTTGTTTTCTTAAATTTTCTGGAAAGACAAAATCGTCAATAACGATGTAAGGATAGGGTTCTGTACATTTGTCATAAAAACTTATAGTTATATATAATGTGTTATTTGCTTTGTACTTAAATATCCAATTATTACAAGAAGTTTTAGTAAATATTTGACATGTAAATGAAATTTTACAAATCCTACCAAAAGTTTTTGATAAATGCATTAACTTAATAGGGTTAATTTTTTCATAAATAGGAATTGTTTTTCTTATGTGTGAATACATCATAATATATACCTCCTAAGTAAAATATATGAATAATATTTAAAGATTATTACTACTTGTATAAAAGTATATAAAATAATGTAAAATGTATATTAAATGTAAGTATAGAAAAAAATATTTGCAAAAGGCAGTAGATACATTTATAATGAACAAGAATGAAAAAATAGGGAGAGATAAAATTATAATGAACAATATTACATTTGAAGAATTAGGATTAAGAAAAGAGATTATAAGAGCTATAGATGATTTAGGGTTTGAGGAGCCAACGCCGATCCAAAAATCTGCAATTCCATATATGCTACAAAAAAAGGATATTATTGGGCAGGCTCAAACAGGAACTGGTAAAACAGCTGCTTTTGGAATGCCAATTATTCATAATATACAAGCAGATATTAAGGCTCCTCAAGCATTGATTTTAACACCTACGAGGGAATTAGCTATTCAAGTAGCTGATGAAATAAGAAAATTTTCAAAATATATACACGGCGTAAAAACTTTAGCTATTTACGGTGGCCAGCCTATTGAACGTCAGATTAAAGCATTGAAAGCAGGTGTTCAAATTATAACAGGTACTCCGGGAAGATTATTAGATCATATACGTAGAAGAACCATAAGATTAAATGAAATTAATATAGTTGTTTTAGATGAAGCAGATCAAATGCTGGATATGGGTTTTCAAGAAGATATAGAAAATATACTAAAAGAAATTCCTAAAGAGAGACAAACGGTGCTTTTTTCAGCTACAATTCCTAAAGAAATAGAAGCATTAGCTAAAAACTATCAAAAAAATCCAAAGAAGGTAAAAGTAGTCCATGAGAAGCTTACAGTACCTCTTATTGAGCAATACTATTTTGAAGTAAAGGCTCGTGAAAAGCTAGAAGTATTATGTAGAGTATTAGATATGGAAAAAGAAGGGTTATCAGTAATATTTTGCAGAACTAAAAAAGGTGTTGATGAACTTGTTGAAAGTCTTCAAAGCAGAGGTTATTTTGCAGAAGGAATACATGGAGATTTAAAACAAGCCCAAAGAGATCGAGTAATGAAAAAATTTAGAGAAGGTACAATAGAACTACTTGTAGCTACTGATGTAGCGGCTAGAGGTATTGATGTAGAAAATGTAGAAATGGTTATTAATTATGATATTCCTGAGGATTTAGAATATTATGTACATAGAATAGGAAGAACAGGAAGAGCAGGAAAAGCTGGAGTAGCATATACTTTTGTGACAGGAAAACAGATAAGATTATTAAAAAGCATTGAAAAATTCACAAAAACGAAAATAAAAAGAAAAAAGGTACCAACTATAAATGATTTAGCAGAAAGGCAAAGAGAACTTTTCTCTAATCGAATTATCAAGGTCATTGAAGAAGGACATTTAGGCCCTTATACTTCAATGATTGAACGTCTTGCAGAAGAATATAGTTCCATTGATATTGCAGCAGCTTTAGCAAAAATTATTATGGAAAAGAATAGAGTAGAGCTAGAAGAAGTAAAAGATCCCTTTGAGAATACAGGTGCTACTGAGTCAGGCATGGCTAGAATCTTTTTAAACATAGGTAAAAGGGATAGAGTAAAGGTGGGAGATATCCTTGGTGCTATTGTTAATAAAGCGAAAATAGAAGGTAGTAGCGTAGGGACTATCGATATGTTTGATAAATTTACTTTTGTTGAGATTCCAATAGACCTTGCAGCAAAATTTACAAGTAATATTAATAAGATTAGAATTAAAGGGAAAAAAATAAAAGCAGAACCTGCAAATAGTAGATAGACAAGGATTTTTCTTTGTCTATTTTTCTTTATGTCAGAATAAAAAATAAATATAGTATAATAAATATATAATTATATGAAATGTTTTAAAGATTTATACAAATGGAAAGAGGGTGGAGATGATTCAAAAGAGATTCTATACCGATATGAATGTTTTAAAATCCATTTCAAAACCGTTTAAAAGAATAGGTGTACTGCATAAACTAATAAAGGATCCTAATGTATCATTTTACAAAAAAATAATGCTTATAGGTGGATTAATATATGTCATTAGTCCTATAGATATTATTTCAGATCCTATTTTAGGCTTTGGATTTATAGATGATGCTGTATTAATGGTATATATTATTTCAAAAATATCAGACCAATTAGATAAATATATAGAAAAAGATTATGGAAAATTTAATAAAGAGAAGATTATTGAAGATGTAGAATATAAAGTACATGATGAACACGAACATTAATTAGATATTTAAAAATAATATACACATAATAATGAATTATGTTATAATAACCTTATCAAAAATAAGAGAGGTGAATGCTTTGAAATTAGATGTAGCACAAATTTTATTTTCAGAACAAGAAATTGAAGAAAAAGTAGCTGAATTAGGAAAGCAAATTACGAAAGATTATGAAGGAAAAGATTTGATATTAATAGGTGTTCTTAAGGGTGCAAATATTTTTATGAGTGATTTAATGCGAAAAATAGACATACCAGTGACAATTGATTTTATGGCTGTATCTAGTTATGGTTTATCAACAGAAAGTTCAGGGGTTGTAAAAATTTTAAAAGATTTAGATCAAAGTATAGAAGACAAACATGTGATTATTATAGAGGATATTATAGATACAGGACTTACATTGCACTATTTATGTGAAAATTTATTATCTAGAAAGCCAAAAAGCTTAAAAATTTGTACATTATTAGATAAGCCTGAAAGAAGAAAAGTCGATATTAATATTGATTACAAAGGATTTGATATACCAGATGAATTTATTATTGGATATGGAATTGATTATGCTGAAAAATATAGAAATCTTCCATATGTAGCTACTTTAAAGAGAGAAGTTTATGAAAAATAAGTGATCTTAAAGAATAAAAAAATTCTTTAATTCCTATACTAATACCGAAACTTATTCAAAAAGTATAGGAGTGATATAATGGTACAGAATCCAAATTTTGAAGAAATCAAAGAAAGATTTAGAAATGCAAATGTTGATGAAAAAATAAGAATATATACTACTACTCAAGGATTAACGGTTGATCAATTCAAAGAATTATTAAGAATGTTTCCTCTTCAATATTTAGATAAGCTAGAGAGAGCAATGGCATAGTATTTAAAAAGAACCACTAAGTGGTTCTTTTTGATATAGTATCTTTTTATTGTTTTAGTCTATTGTTTTATGTACATATTATACTTATAATATATAAGTAATCAATATTTTAACTTTATTAATTGATTTTATAGGAGGATATTTTTTTGAAGGCATTAGTTATTTTAGGAAGTCCAAGAAATAAAATGAATACAGATATAATATTAAACAAGGTAATAGAAGGATTAGAACATAAAAAGGTTTTTGTTGAAAAGATTGAACTTAAAAAATTAAATATTAAACCGTGCATATCTTGTTATGCTTGTGCAAAAACAGGTATTTGCTATATAAAGGATGATATGCAGAAAATATATGATAAATTTGATAAAGCTGATATTGTTGTGGTGGCTTCTCCTTTATATTTTAATTCTGTGACGAGTATTACAAAAACTATGATAGATAGATGTCAAGTGTTTTGGTCTAGTAAATATGTTTTAAATAATCCATCTATTGATAGATATAAAAAGAGAATGGGAATGTTTATTTGTACTGCTGGTGGAGTGCAAAAAGAAAATGGTTATTTAGGTGCTACTCTTGTAATGGATCTATTTTTTAAAGCAATAAATACAGAATATAAGTATAATTTTCTTATAGATCATACAGATGATGTATTTGTTAAAGATCGGCCTGATGTACTTAAAAAAGCTTTTGAAATGGGGAAAAAATTAGCTGAAATTTAATTAATTGCTCGAAAAATTATAATTATTCATTTTGATAAAACTATATATGTGATATAATGTATTCGTATTGCTATAGTTACCTATACATAAATCATTACATATAAACGAAGGAGTGAATTTTTATGTCAAACAATTTTGTGCCTGTTGGATTATCCAATAGACATCTTCACTTAAGTCAAGAACATATTGAAATTTTATTTGGAGAAGGTTACGAGTTAACAAAATTTAAAGATTTAAGTCAGCCTGGACAATACGCTTGTAATGAAAAAGTTGATATTGTTGGACCAAAAGGAACACTTAAAGGAGTAAGAATTTTAGGACCAGCAAGAGGAAAAACTCAAATTGAGATCTCTCTTGCAGATGGATTTGTTTTAGGAGTAAAACCACCAGTAAGAGATTCTGGAGATTTAGCAGGAAGCCCAGGAGCGAAAATTGTTGGACCAAAAGGTGAAGTAACAATTGAAGAAGGGGTTATTGCAGCTGCTAGACATATTCATATGCATACTTCAGATGCAGAGAAATTTGGGGTAAAAGATAAGGATATTGTTAAAGTAAAAGTTGAAGGTAAAAGAGGAATGATTTTTGAAAATGTGTTGGTAAGAGTACATCCAACATATGCACTTGAAATGCACGTTGATATGGACGAAGGAAACGCTGCAGGCATTAAGAATGGTGATATGCTTGAGGTTTTAAAATAGTTTATAAATGAAAAGAATGGCTTTTGTGCCATTCTTTTTTATATACTTATTAATTTTTATTTACACGTTAAATCTAAACAATATTACATCTCCATCTTGTACGACATAATCTTTTCCTTCTAGTCTTACTAGACCCTTTTCCTTTGCATTTGCCATGCTTCCTGCTGCAACTAAGTTATCAAAGCTAATGGTTTCAGCTCTGATAAATCCTCTTTCTATATCTGTGTGAATCTTTCCAGCTGCTTGAGGTGCTTTTGTACCTATTTTTATAGTCCATGCTCTTACTTCTTGTGGACCAGCTGTTAAGAAACTTATAAGACCAAGCAATCTATATCCAGCTTTG includes:
- a CDS encoding cation diffusion facilitator family transporter, coding for MNDNERLLLGKKASWIGIIGNILLTSLKAIVGLLAGSTAMIADALHSGSDIISTIAVLHSIKISHQPPDEKHHYGHGKAESIVAKIVAIILFITAIGIGMSAYKSLKNPNLKPPESIAIWAALLSILVKEWMYRYTVSIGTKIQSQALIADAWHHRTDAFSSIAALIGITGAVMGFPILDPIAGLIVALMIMKAAFSIYWDAVTELMDTAPSQEIIHNIKKISLSIDGVKSVHKIRARKHGNQIYVDMIICVDRSITVEQGHYFAAQTKLAIFNSIDNIKDVVIHVDPYPLEEK
- a CDS encoding DEAD/DEAH box helicase, translating into MNNITFEELGLRKEIIRAIDDLGFEEPTPIQKSAIPYMLQKKDIIGQAQTGTGKTAAFGMPIIHNIQADIKAPQALILTPTRELAIQVADEIRKFSKYIHGVKTLAIYGGQPIERQIKALKAGVQIITGTPGRLLDHIRRRTIRLNEINIVVLDEADQMLDMGFQEDIENILKEIPKERQTVLFSATIPKEIEALAKNYQKNPKKVKVVHEKLTVPLIEQYYFEVKAREKLEVLCRVLDMEKEGLSVIFCRTKKGVDELVESLQSRGYFAEGIHGDLKQAQRDRVMKKFREGTIELLVATDVAARGIDVENVEMVINYDIPEDLEYYVHRIGRTGRAGKAGVAYTFVTGKQIRLLKSIEKFTKTKIKRKKVPTINDLAERQRELFSNRIIKVIEEGHLGPYTSMIERLAEEYSSIDIAAALAKIIMEKNRVELEEVKDPFENTGATESGMARIFLNIGKRDRVKVGDILGAIVNKAKIEGSSVGTIDMFDKFTFVEIPIDLAAKFTSNINKIRIKGKKIKAEPANSR
- the hpt gene encoding hypoxanthine phosphoribosyltransferase; its protein translation is MKLDVAQILFSEQEIEEKVAELGKQITKDYEGKDLILIGVLKGANIFMSDLMRKIDIPVTIDFMAVSSYGLSTESSGVVKILKDLDQSIEDKHVIIIEDIIDTGLTLHYLCENLLSRKPKSLKICTLLDKPERRKVDINIDYKGFDIPDEFIIGYGIDYAEKYRNLPYVATLKREVYEK
- a CDS encoding flavodoxin family protein — encoded protein: MKALVILGSPRNKMNTDIILNKVIEGLEHKKVFVEKIELKKLNIKPCISCYACAKTGICYIKDDMQKIYDKFDKADIVVVASPLYFNSVTSITKTMIDRCQVFWSSKYVLNNPSIDRYKKRMGMFICTAGGVQKENGYLGATLVMDLFFKAINTEYKYNFLIDHTDDVFVKDRPDVLKKAFEMGKKLAEI
- a CDS encoding RNA-binding domain-containing protein; this translates as MNLHKLELLIKQKEGMKLDFKQSLKLDTESEKKEFAKDVIAIANSIGGRGYLIIGIKDKDKKIIGVNPEDLQEERLQQIISHRCDPPVNIRVESVKYKNKNIGVITIFKSFQRPHQMRQTGAFYIRRGSTTDIARRDEIASMFQEVGLIHNELIPIYNLNLKVFNRELINQYLKKMGIAKNEKMEESIWNNLGIIHFDSETSKFYPTIGGLLLFCDHPQRYLPYCSIKIITFKGNRKITNIIDGNIIEMLNRCREFINTYLKDIDYPKEAIIECIANAVVHRDYMDILRDIVVLIGDNKVEISNPGTLPKGSNIHTIMKDNNPSRRNNWLYHRLLLLDNHNQFLRTGIGLQKINRMFEKVGKVKFLNIEKRNLFKVVMPGLKRYSKKDKI
- the pduL gene encoding phosphate propanoyltransferase, whose amino-acid sequence is MSNNFVPVGLSNRHLHLSQEHIEILFGEGYELTKFKDLSQPGQYACNEKVDIVGPKGTLKGVRILGPARGKTQIEISLADGFVLGVKPPVRDSGDLAGSPGAKIVGPKGEVTIEEGVIAAARHIHMHTSDAEKFGVKDKDIVKVKVEGKRGMIFENVLVRVHPTYALEMHVDMDEGNAAGIKNGDMLEVLK
- a CDS encoding YkvA family protein, with the protein product MIQKRFYTDMNVLKSISKPFKRIGVLHKLIKDPNVSFYKKIMLIGGLIYVISPIDIISDPILGFGFIDDAVLMVYIISKISDQLDKYIEKDYGKFNKEKIIEDVEYKVHDEHEH